From the genome of Papaver somniferum cultivar HN1 chromosome 2, ASM357369v1, whole genome shotgun sequence, one region includes:
- the LOC113348839 gene encoding splicing factor U2af large subunit A-like isoform X2, with protein sequence MTSCQLPGGPPINPEMFSSMFPFGSTPFGALQLMPAQSMTQQATRHARRVYVGGLPPLANEQTIATYFGGVMAAIGGNTAGPGDAVVNVYINQEKKFAFVEMRTVEEASNAMALDGIIFDGVSCRVRRPTDYNPSLAAALGPSQPSPLLNLAAVGLTLGATSGAEGPDRVFVGGLPYYFTDAQIRELLESFGSLRGFDLVKDRDTGNSKGYGFCVYQDPAVTDIACAALNGLKMGDKTLTVRRATASIGQANQDNILQQAQQHVAMQKMVLQAGGLSFPGIGNTVTGEALEVPTKVVCLTEVVTADELRDDGEYEEILEDMKDEGGKFGSLVSIIIPRPNANAEQTPGVGKVFLEYVDTTSSAKAKLALDGRKFGGNEVKAVYYPEDKFSVGHYEA encoded by the exons atGACATCAT GTCAATTGCCTGGGGGTCCTCCAATAAATCCAGAAATGTTTTCAAGCATGTTTCCTTTTGGCAGCACACCG TTTGGAGCTCTTCAACTAATGCCTGCGCAATCCATGACTCAGCAG GCTACAAGGCATGCTCGCCGTGTATATGTTGGTGGCCTTCCTCCCCTGGCAAATGAGCAG ACGATTGCAACATATTTTGGTGGTGTTATGGCGGCTATTGGAGGAAATACTGCTGGGCCAG GTGATGCTGTAGTCAATGTGTACATTAATCAAGAAAAGAAGTTCGCTTTTGTTGAGATGAGAACTGTTGAAGAAGCAAGTAATGCTATGGCGTTGGACGGGATAATATTTGAT GGTGTCTCTTGTAGGGTTAGGAGACCTACCGACTATAACCCTTCACTGGCTGCAGCACTTGGGCCTAGTCAACCAAGTCCCCTTCTCAACTTGGCTGCTGTAGGTCTCACACTGGG CGCGACCAGTGGTGCAGAGGGACCAGACCGTGTCTTTGTAGGTGGATTGCCATACTATTTCACAGATGCGCAAATAAGGGAACTGCTTGAATCTTTTGG ATCTTTGCGTGGATTTGACCTTGTTAAGGATAGGGACACTGGAAACTCCAAAGGTTATGGTTTTTGTGTCTATCAA GATCCTGCGGTAACAGATATTGCTTGTGCTGCTCTTAATGGTCTGAAAATGGGTGATAAGACTTTAACTGTTCGCCGTGCCACTGCCAG TATTGGGCAAGCAAACCAGGATAATATACTCCAGCAGGCACAACAGCATGTAGCTATGCAG AAAATGGTCTTGCAGGCTGGTGGCTTGAGTTTCCCCGGGATTGGTAATACAGTAACTGGAGAAGCTCTAGAGGTTCCTACTAAGGTTGTTTGCTTGACCGAG GTGGTGACTGCAGATGAACTGCGGGATGATGGTGAATACGAAGAAATACTAGAGGACATGAAGGATGAAGGCGGCAAATTTG GTTCACTAGTGAGTATTATCATTCCTCGGCCTAATGCTAATGCAGAGCAGACACCTGGAGTTGGAAAG GTGTTCCTAGAATACGTGGACACCACAAGTTCTGCCAAGGCAAAGCTTGCACTTGATGGTAGGAAGTTTGGGGGAAATGAAGTTAAGGCTGTCTATTACCCTGAAGATAAATTTTCTGTAGGGCATTATGAAGCTTGA
- the LOC113348839 gene encoding splicing factor U2af large subunit A-like isoform X3 translates to MFSSMFPFGSTPFGALQLMPAQSMTQQATRHARRVYVGGLPPLANEQTIATYFGGVMAAIGGNTAGPGDAVVNVYINQEKKFAFVEMRTVEEASNAMALDGIIFDGVSCRVRRPTDYNPSLAAALGPSQPSPLLNLAAVGLTLGATSGAEGPDRVFVGGLPYYFTDAQIRELLESFGSLRGFDLVKDRDTGNSKGYGFCVYQDPAVTDIACAALNGLKMGDKTLTVRRATASIGQANQDNILQQAQQHVAMQKMVLQAGGLSFPGIGNTVTGEALEVPTKVVCLTEVVTADELRDDGEYEEILEDMKDEGGKFGSLVSIIIPRPNANAEQTPGVGKVFLEYVDTTSSAKAKLALDGRKFGGNEVKAVYYPEDKFSVGHYEA, encoded by the exons ATGTTTTCAAGCATGTTTCCTTTTGGCAGCACACCG TTTGGAGCTCTTCAACTAATGCCTGCGCAATCCATGACTCAGCAG GCTACAAGGCATGCTCGCCGTGTATATGTTGGTGGCCTTCCTCCCCTGGCAAATGAGCAG ACGATTGCAACATATTTTGGTGGTGTTATGGCGGCTATTGGAGGAAATACTGCTGGGCCAG GTGATGCTGTAGTCAATGTGTACATTAATCAAGAAAAGAAGTTCGCTTTTGTTGAGATGAGAACTGTTGAAGAAGCAAGTAATGCTATGGCGTTGGACGGGATAATATTTGAT GGTGTCTCTTGTAGGGTTAGGAGACCTACCGACTATAACCCTTCACTGGCTGCAGCACTTGGGCCTAGTCAACCAAGTCCCCTTCTCAACTTGGCTGCTGTAGGTCTCACACTGGG CGCGACCAGTGGTGCAGAGGGACCAGACCGTGTCTTTGTAGGTGGATTGCCATACTATTTCACAGATGCGCAAATAAGGGAACTGCTTGAATCTTTTGG ATCTTTGCGTGGATTTGACCTTGTTAAGGATAGGGACACTGGAAACTCCAAAGGTTATGGTTTTTGTGTCTATCAA GATCCTGCGGTAACAGATATTGCTTGTGCTGCTCTTAATGGTCTGAAAATGGGTGATAAGACTTTAACTGTTCGCCGTGCCACTGCCAG TATTGGGCAAGCAAACCAGGATAATATACTCCAGCAGGCACAACAGCATGTAGCTATGCAG AAAATGGTCTTGCAGGCTGGTGGCTTGAGTTTCCCCGGGATTGGTAATACAGTAACTGGAGAAGCTCTAGAGGTTCCTACTAAGGTTGTTTGCTTGACCGAG GTGGTGACTGCAGATGAACTGCGGGATGATGGTGAATACGAAGAAATACTAGAGGACATGAAGGATGAAGGCGGCAAATTTG GTTCACTAGTGAGTATTATCATTCCTCGGCCTAATGCTAATGCAGAGCAGACACCTGGAGTTGGAAAG GTGTTCCTAGAATACGTGGACACCACAAGTTCTGCCAAGGCAAAGCTTGCACTTGATGGTAGGAAGTTTGGGGGAAATGAAGTTAAGGCTGTCTATTACCCTGAAGATAAATTTTCTGTAGGGCATTATGAAGCTTGA
- the LOC113348840 gene encoding ribosome biogenesis protein BRX1 homolog 1-like has protein sequence MGKKRKQPEKEVSVKKEETAPERPKRTLLGWKDKDADVEEKQQNGDSPFFRNKEKLLVTCSRRISYRFRHLMLNMVSLLPHCKKDSKIEAKESKGSTLNELVELKSCSSCLFFECRKGKDLYLWVAKSPNGPSVKFLVDVVHTMEELKLTGNHLKGSRPLITFSSNFEKDAHWRMLKELLIQTFGTPKDHRKAKPYHDHVFVFSLLDDHIWFRNYQISVPHNETDKVDRGGLDKMTLVEVGPRFCLNPIKIFAGSFGGPTLYDNPFYVSPNERRAADKRKKAGKYAHKVEAKTRRKAHEQDNPLQPDEYADMWKGE, from the exons ATGGGGAAGAAGAGAAAGCAGCCCGAGAAAGAGGTTTCAGTAAAGAAAGAAGAAACTGCACCAGAAAGACCTAAAAGAACACTTTTAGGATGGAAGGATAAAGATGCTGATGTTGAAGAGAAGCAACAAAAtggcgattctccattttttaGGAATAAGGAGAAACTTCTTGTTACTTGTTCTCGTCGTATAAGTTACAG GTTCCGTCATTTGATGTTGAATATGGTTTCATTGCTGCCTCATTGTAAGAAAGATAGCAAAATTGAAGCTAAAGAAAGCAAGGGTTCAACACTGAATGAGCTTGTTGAGCTTAAGAGTTGCTCTTCCTGTTTGTTTTTTGag TGCAGAAAAGGAAAGGATCTGTATCTTTGGGTGGCCAAGAGCCCCAACGGACCTTCTGTGAAGTTTTTAGTTGATGTTG tgCACACTATGGAAGAATTGAAGCTCACAGGAAATCACCTGAAAGGTTCACGGCCACTTATAACATTCTCCTCCAATTTTGAGAAAGATGCGCACTGGAGGATGTTGAAAGAATTGTTAATACAG ACCTTTGGGACTCCAAAAGATCACAGGAAAGCTAAACCGTATCATGACCACGTTTTTGTTTTCTCCCTTCTTGATGATCACATATGGTTCCGAAATTACCAG ATTTCTGTTCCCCACAACGAAACAGATAAAGTGGATCGTGGTGGTCTGGACAAGATGACCCTAGTGGAG GTTGGTCCAAGGTTCTGCTTAAATCCAATCAAGATATTTGCTGGCAGCTTTGGTGGCCCGACATTATATGATAACCCATTTTATGTATCTCCAAATGAG CGTAGAGCAGCAGATAAAAGGAAGAAAGCTGGGAAGTACGCGCACAAGGTCGAGGCCAAGACAAGGAGAAAGGCTCATGAACAAGATAATCCATTACAGCCTGACGAGTATGCAGATATGTGGAAAGGAGAGTGA